The Alosa sapidissima isolate fAloSap1 chromosome 5, fAloSap1.pri, whole genome shotgun sequence genome has a window encoding:
- the si:ch211-26b3.4 gene encoding connector enhancer of kinase suppressor of ras 2 isoform X1 produces the protein MALVMEPISKWTPKQVLDWMKGLDDCLLQYIKTFERERINGEQLLHITHQELEELGVTRIGHQELILEAVDLLCALNYGLETENLRTLSHKLNASAKNLQNFITGRRRGGHYDGRASRRLPNDFLTSVVDLIGAAKNLLAWLDRSPFVSVTEYSVLKNNIVQLCLELTTIVQQDCTVYETENKILHVCKTLSGICEHIISLSSDSLVSQSAHLEVVHLTNVMPSEGLVRFRTQDQSQDKHKSAMLGMYIKSTYDGLHVITGTTENSPADQCKKIHAGDEVIQVNHQTVVGWQLKNLVNSLREDPSGVILTLKKRPQNTLTSAPALLKNARWKPLALQPIPTSPCSESPTPPSTLGSLGLSPGLDTPGSHDVFILSPVSGVYGHREEEMERGGFGVFGSSESPGFFVDQEGGPYFPLLEEEGGRSTGLRRRDRTPTHGDHRPVSMANEWMSEPQEAGVYKRGSRDSDSSLLRFMSDDRIMVIQEEGEFARDFQRDTSRRSRRKSRNPSSPSYPISPSMLVPPVRLDAGPPEGLPFPVPDNNTVPHYHRAGDTLRADTDRITASEIGKMYASSAIDRQAGTSMRKSVHYASLRTKTKKKSKGSLSNASRRRIACKDLGHGDCEGWLWKKKDDTGYFTQKWKKYWFVLKDSDLYWYTNQNDEKAEGFISLPEFRIDRAIECRRKHAFKACHPKIKSFFFATDHLEEMNRWMNRLGLAAIGYTPDDPVPRPDEDYWSESDQEEMEGSMTLKHDSYHRGHSANPTSPFPERHFSSGSTFSHSSAEESLSSGCRSTHRERRSWQDLIETPLTSAGLHYLQTGEGEGDWGGPAGPHGPLSSLSPEHHRHQATLPAQRRRGPLDRDGPFPLTDGEERGSRSGGGGGGGGSRAHNNSHRQQRSHSLPRNRDAQQAALQARHTHGTLRPRAHTHREEEEDADDNELDEGGSGGGGSRRRHNSRRRNGGGERSACEAAEREAEAAERDRDRDRDRERGSTGGEVPVDGLQELYRTLEQASLSAFGQQRPSTKQEFRRSFAKRCNDPATNDRLHRIRALRSTLKAKEGDLAVIGLILDDPCLTSRKFREWKQRNHELFVDICEFSAGPLELASDATAGDLSPLSPTLMMHTHSFIETHV, from the exons GGTTGGACGACTGTCTGCTCCAGTACATAAAGACGTTTGAGCGTGAGCGCATCAACGGAGAGCAGCTCCTGCACATCACCcaccaggagctggaggagctggGGGTGACACGCATCGGACACCAGGAGCTCATCCTGGAGGCTGTGGACCTGCTCTGTGCTctg AACTATGGGTTAGAGACTGAGAACCTGAGAACACTGTCACACAAGCTGAACGCTTCAGCCAAGAACCTCCAGAACTTTATCACCGGCCGTCGCCGCGGCGGCCACTATGATGGGCGGGCATCGCGTCGCCTGCCTAACGACTTCCTGACCTCGGTGGTTGACCTCATCGGGGCAGCCAAGAACCTCCTGGCCTGGCTGGACAG ATCACCCTTTGTGAGTGTGACTGAGTACTCCGTGTTGAAGAATAATATTGTTCAGCTCTGCCTGGAGTTAACTACTATTGTTCAACAG GACTGCACTGTGTATGAGACTGAGAACAAAATCCTACATGTG TGTAAGACGCTGTCGGGGATCTGTGAGCACATCATCTCGCTGTCGTCTGACTCGCTGGTGTCCCAGTCGGCCCATCTGGAGGTGGTCCACCTGACCAACGTCATGCCCAGCGAAGGCCTGGTGCGTTTCAGAACACAAGATCAAAGTCAAGACAAACACAAGTCTGCCATGCTG GGCATGTACATCAAGTCTACTTATGACGGACTCCATGTCATCACTGGAACTACAGAAAAT TCTCCGGCTGATCAGTGCAAAAAGATCCATGCGGGAGATGAGGTGATACAGGTCAATCATCAGACAGTG GTGGGGTGGCAGCTGAAGAATCTGGTGAATTCTCTACGGGAGGACCCCAGTGGAGTCATCCTGACTCTGAAGAAGAGGCCGCAGAACACGCTGACCTCAGCCCCGGCCCTGCTCAAGAACGCCCGCTGGAAACCCCTGGCCCTTCAG CCCATTCCCACGAGTCCCTGCAGTGAGTCGCCCACTCCGCCCAGCACCCTGGGCTCACTCGGCCTGTCCCCTGGGCTGGACACGCCAGGCAGCCATGACGTCTTCATACTGTCCCCTGTCTCTGGAGTCTATGGACACAG ggaggaggagatggagaggggcgGATTTGGTGTGTTCGGAAGCTCCGAGTCTCCAGGCTTCTTTGTGGACCAGGAGGGGGGTCCGTACTTCCCCTtactggaggaggaggggggcagaTCCACAGGGCTACGCCGCAGAGACAGGACCCCCACACATg GTGACCACAGGCCTGTTTCTATGGCAAACGAGTGGATGTCAGAGCCTCAGGAGGCTGGAGTGTACAAGAGAGGAAGCCGAG actCAGACTCCTCTCTCTTGCGCTTCATGAGTGATGACAGGATCATGGTGATCCAGGAGGAGGGCGAGTTTGCTCGGGACTTCCAGCGTGACACAAGCCGGCGCTCCAGAAGGAAGAGCCGCAATCCCAGCAGCCCCAGCTATCCCATCAGCCCCTCCATGCTGGTTCCCCCAGTCAGGCTGGACGCAGGACCCCCTGAGGGGCTGCCCTTTCCAGTGCCCGACAACAACACTGTGCCACACTATCAT CGTGCTGGCGACACACTCCGCGCCGATACGGACAG aaTAACAGCATCAGAAATCGGCAAAAT GTATGCAAGTTCTGCCATTGACAGACAAGCAGGAACATCAATGAGGAAG TCAGTGCACTATGCTTCTTTAAGGACTAAGACCAAAAAGAAGAGTAAAG GGTCACTGAGCAATGCGAGCCGTAGGAGGATCGCTTGTAAGGACCTGGGCCACGGTGACTGTGAGGGCTGGCTGTGGAAGAAGAAGGATGACACGGGCTACTTCACCCAAAAATGGAAGAAGTACTGGTTTGTCCTGAAGGACTCCGACCTCTACTGGTACACCAATCAGAAT GATGAGAAGGCAGAGGGTTTCATCAGTTTGCCAGAGTTCAGGATAGACAGAGCAATCGAGTGCAGGAGGAAACA TGCTTTCAAGGCCTGCCATCCAAAAATCAAGAGTTTCTTCTTTGCCACGGACCATTTAGAGGAAATGAATAG ATGGATGAATCGTTTGGGACTGGCTGCCATTGGATACACCCCAGATGATCCTGTGCCCCGCCCAGATGAAG ACTACTGGAGTGAAAGTGACcaggaagagatggagggatccATGACGCTCAAACACGATAGCTACCACAGAGGACACAGT GCGAACCCCACCAGCCCGTTCCCTGAGCGCCACTTCTCCAGCGGCTCCACCTTCTCCCACTCCTCGGCCGAGGAGTCGCTCTCCTCCGGCTGCCGCTCCACGCACCGCGAGCGCCGCTCCTGGCAGGACCTGATCGAGACGCCGCTGACCAGCGCCGGCCTGCACTACCTGCAGACGGGTGAGGGCGAGGGCGACTGGGGCGGCCCGGCGGGACCCCACGGGCCTCTCTCGTCCCTCTCCCCCGAGCACCACCGCCACCAGGCCACGCTCCCTGCACAGCGCCGCCGCGGGCCCCTGGACCGAGACGGACCCTTCCCGCTGACGGACGGCGAGGAGCGGGGCTCACGCAGcggtggcggcggcggtggcggGGGCAGCCGAGCGCACAACAACAGCCACAGGCAGCAGCGCAGCCACAGCCTGCCGCGCAACCGCGACGCGCAACAGGCCGCCCTGCAGGCGCGCCACACCCACGGCACGCTCCGGCCCCGGGCCCACACGCAccgcgaggaagaggaggacgcCGACGACAACGAGCTGGACGAGGGCGGCAGCGGCGGCGGGGGCTCGAGGCGCAGGCACAACAGCCGGCGGCGGAACGGCGGAGGAGAGCGGTCAGCGTGCGAGGCGGCAGAGCGGGAGGCCGAGGCGGCAGAGCGAGACCGAGACCGAGACCGAGACCGAGAGCGCGGCTCGACGGGCGGAGAGGTGCCGGTGGACGGCCTCCAGGAGCTCTACCGCACGCTGGAGCAGGCCAGCCTGTCGGCCTTCGGCCAGCAGCGTCCCTCCACCAAGCAGGAGTTCCGCCGCTCCTTCGCCAAGCGCTGCAACGACCCGGCCACCAACGACCGGCTGCACCGCATCCGGGCCCTGCGCAGCACGCTGAAg GCCAAAGAGGGCGATCTGGCCGTCATCGGTCTGATTCTGGACGACCCCTGCCTGACTTcgcggaagttccgggagtggAAGCAGCGCAACCACGAGCTCTTCGTGGACATCTGCGAGTTCAGCGCGGGCCCACTGGAGCTCGCCTCAGACGCCACGGCCGGCGACCTTTCACCTCTGTCACCCACCCtgatgatgcacacacactccttcatcGAGACGCACGTCTGA
- the si:ch211-26b3.4 gene encoding connector enhancer of kinase suppressor of ras 2 isoform X3, which produces MALVMEPISKWTPKQVLDWMKGLDDCLLQYIKTFERERINGEQLLHITHQELEELGVTRIGHQELILEAVDLLCALNYGLETENLRTLSHKLNASAKNLQNFITGRRRGGHYDGRASRRLPNDFLTSVVDLIGAAKNLLAWLDRSPFVSVTEYSVLKNNIVQLCLELTTIVQQDCTVYETENKILHVCKTLSGICEHIISLSSDSLVSQSAHLEVVHLTNVMPSEGLGMYIKSTYDGLHVITGTTENSPADQCKKIHAGDEVIQVNHQTVVGWQLKNLVNSLREDPSGVILTLKKRPQNTLTSAPALLKNARWKPLALQPIPTSPCSESPTPPSTLGSLGLSPGLDTPGSHDVFILSPVSGVYGHREEEMERGGFGVFGSSESPGFFVDQEGGPYFPLLEEEGGRSTGLRRRDRTPTHGDHRPVSMANEWMSEPQEAGVYKRGSRDSDSSLLRFMSDDRIMVIQEEGEFARDFQRDTSRRSRRKSRNPSSPSYPISPSMLVPPVRLDAGPPEGLPFPVPDNNTVPHYHRAGDTLRADTDRYASSAIDRQAGTSMRKSVHYASLRTKTKKKSKGSLSNASRRRIACKDLGHGDCEGWLWKKKDDTGYFTQKWKKYWFVLKDSDLYWYTNQNDEKAEGFISLPEFRIDRAIECRRKHAFKACHPKIKSFFFATDHLEEMNRWMNRLGLAAIGYTPDDPVPRPDEDYWSESDQEEMEGSMTLKHDSYHRGHSANPTSPFPERHFSSGSTFSHSSAEESLSSGCRSTHRERRSWQDLIETPLTSAGLHYLQTGEGEGDWGGPAGPHGPLSSLSPEHHRHQATLPAQRRRGPLDRDGPFPLTDGEERGSRSGGGGGGGGSRAHNNSHRQQRSHSLPRNRDAQQAALQARHTHGTLRPRAHTHREEEEDADDNELDEGGSGGGGSRRRHNSRRRNGGGERSACEAAEREAEAAERDRDRDRDRERGSTGGEVPVDGLQELYRTLEQASLSAFGQQRPSTKQEFRRSFAKRCNDPATNDRLHRIRALRSTLKAKEGDLAVIGLILDDPCLTSRKFREWKQRNHELFVDICEFSAGPLELASDATAGDLSPLSPTLMMHTHSFIETHV; this is translated from the exons GGTTGGACGACTGTCTGCTCCAGTACATAAAGACGTTTGAGCGTGAGCGCATCAACGGAGAGCAGCTCCTGCACATCACCcaccaggagctggaggagctggGGGTGACACGCATCGGACACCAGGAGCTCATCCTGGAGGCTGTGGACCTGCTCTGTGCTctg AACTATGGGTTAGAGACTGAGAACCTGAGAACACTGTCACACAAGCTGAACGCTTCAGCCAAGAACCTCCAGAACTTTATCACCGGCCGTCGCCGCGGCGGCCACTATGATGGGCGGGCATCGCGTCGCCTGCCTAACGACTTCCTGACCTCGGTGGTTGACCTCATCGGGGCAGCCAAGAACCTCCTGGCCTGGCTGGACAG ATCACCCTTTGTGAGTGTGACTGAGTACTCCGTGTTGAAGAATAATATTGTTCAGCTCTGCCTGGAGTTAACTACTATTGTTCAACAG GACTGCACTGTGTATGAGACTGAGAACAAAATCCTACATGTG TGTAAGACGCTGTCGGGGATCTGTGAGCACATCATCTCGCTGTCGTCTGACTCGCTGGTGTCCCAGTCGGCCCATCTGGAGGTGGTCCACCTGACCAACGTCATGCCCAGCGAAGGCCTG GGCATGTACATCAAGTCTACTTATGACGGACTCCATGTCATCACTGGAACTACAGAAAAT TCTCCGGCTGATCAGTGCAAAAAGATCCATGCGGGAGATGAGGTGATACAGGTCAATCATCAGACAGTG GTGGGGTGGCAGCTGAAGAATCTGGTGAATTCTCTACGGGAGGACCCCAGTGGAGTCATCCTGACTCTGAAGAAGAGGCCGCAGAACACGCTGACCTCAGCCCCGGCCCTGCTCAAGAACGCCCGCTGGAAACCCCTGGCCCTTCAG CCCATTCCCACGAGTCCCTGCAGTGAGTCGCCCACTCCGCCCAGCACCCTGGGCTCACTCGGCCTGTCCCCTGGGCTGGACACGCCAGGCAGCCATGACGTCTTCATACTGTCCCCTGTCTCTGGAGTCTATGGACACAG ggaggaggagatggagaggggcgGATTTGGTGTGTTCGGAAGCTCCGAGTCTCCAGGCTTCTTTGTGGACCAGGAGGGGGGTCCGTACTTCCCCTtactggaggaggaggggggcagaTCCACAGGGCTACGCCGCAGAGACAGGACCCCCACACATg GTGACCACAGGCCTGTTTCTATGGCAAACGAGTGGATGTCAGAGCCTCAGGAGGCTGGAGTGTACAAGAGAGGAAGCCGAG actCAGACTCCTCTCTCTTGCGCTTCATGAGTGATGACAGGATCATGGTGATCCAGGAGGAGGGCGAGTTTGCTCGGGACTTCCAGCGTGACACAAGCCGGCGCTCCAGAAGGAAGAGCCGCAATCCCAGCAGCCCCAGCTATCCCATCAGCCCCTCCATGCTGGTTCCCCCAGTCAGGCTGGACGCAGGACCCCCTGAGGGGCTGCCCTTTCCAGTGCCCGACAACAACACTGTGCCACACTATCAT CGTGCTGGCGACACACTCCGCGCCGATACGGACAG GTATGCAAGTTCTGCCATTGACAGACAAGCAGGAACATCAATGAGGAAG TCAGTGCACTATGCTTCTTTAAGGACTAAGACCAAAAAGAAGAGTAAAG GGTCACTGAGCAATGCGAGCCGTAGGAGGATCGCTTGTAAGGACCTGGGCCACGGTGACTGTGAGGGCTGGCTGTGGAAGAAGAAGGATGACACGGGCTACTTCACCCAAAAATGGAAGAAGTACTGGTTTGTCCTGAAGGACTCCGACCTCTACTGGTACACCAATCAGAAT GATGAGAAGGCAGAGGGTTTCATCAGTTTGCCAGAGTTCAGGATAGACAGAGCAATCGAGTGCAGGAGGAAACA TGCTTTCAAGGCCTGCCATCCAAAAATCAAGAGTTTCTTCTTTGCCACGGACCATTTAGAGGAAATGAATAG ATGGATGAATCGTTTGGGACTGGCTGCCATTGGATACACCCCAGATGATCCTGTGCCCCGCCCAGATGAAG ACTACTGGAGTGAAAGTGACcaggaagagatggagggatccATGACGCTCAAACACGATAGCTACCACAGAGGACACAGT GCGAACCCCACCAGCCCGTTCCCTGAGCGCCACTTCTCCAGCGGCTCCACCTTCTCCCACTCCTCGGCCGAGGAGTCGCTCTCCTCCGGCTGCCGCTCCACGCACCGCGAGCGCCGCTCCTGGCAGGACCTGATCGAGACGCCGCTGACCAGCGCCGGCCTGCACTACCTGCAGACGGGTGAGGGCGAGGGCGACTGGGGCGGCCCGGCGGGACCCCACGGGCCTCTCTCGTCCCTCTCCCCCGAGCACCACCGCCACCAGGCCACGCTCCCTGCACAGCGCCGCCGCGGGCCCCTGGACCGAGACGGACCCTTCCCGCTGACGGACGGCGAGGAGCGGGGCTCACGCAGcggtggcggcggcggtggcggGGGCAGCCGAGCGCACAACAACAGCCACAGGCAGCAGCGCAGCCACAGCCTGCCGCGCAACCGCGACGCGCAACAGGCCGCCCTGCAGGCGCGCCACACCCACGGCACGCTCCGGCCCCGGGCCCACACGCAccgcgaggaagaggaggacgcCGACGACAACGAGCTGGACGAGGGCGGCAGCGGCGGCGGGGGCTCGAGGCGCAGGCACAACAGCCGGCGGCGGAACGGCGGAGGAGAGCGGTCAGCGTGCGAGGCGGCAGAGCGGGAGGCCGAGGCGGCAGAGCGAGACCGAGACCGAGACCGAGACCGAGAGCGCGGCTCGACGGGCGGAGAGGTGCCGGTGGACGGCCTCCAGGAGCTCTACCGCACGCTGGAGCAGGCCAGCCTGTCGGCCTTCGGCCAGCAGCGTCCCTCCACCAAGCAGGAGTTCCGCCGCTCCTTCGCCAAGCGCTGCAACGACCCGGCCACCAACGACCGGCTGCACCGCATCCGGGCCCTGCGCAGCACGCTGAAg GCCAAAGAGGGCGATCTGGCCGTCATCGGTCTGATTCTGGACGACCCCTGCCTGACTTcgcggaagttccgggagtggAAGCAGCGCAACCACGAGCTCTTCGTGGACATCTGCGAGTTCAGCGCGGGCCCACTGGAGCTCGCCTCAGACGCCACGGCCGGCGACCTTTCACCTCTGTCACCCACCCtgatgatgcacacacactccttcatcGAGACGCACGTCTGA
- the si:ch211-26b3.4 gene encoding connector enhancer of kinase suppressor of ras 2 isoform X2, translated as MALVMEPISKWTPKQVLDWMKGLDDCLLQYIKTFERERINGEQLLHITHQELEELGVTRIGHQELILEAVDLLCALNYGLETENLRTLSHKLNASAKNLQNFITGRRRGGHYDGRASRRLPNDFLTSVVDLIGAAKNLLAWLDRSPFVSVTEYSVLKNNIVQLCLELTTIVQQDCTVYETENKILHVLSVVWLQCKTLSGICEHIISLSSDSLVSQSAHLEVVHLTNVMPSEGLVRFRTQDQSQDKHKSAMLGMYIKSTYDGLHVITGTTENSPADQCKKIHAGDEVIQVNHQTVVGWQLKNLVNSLREDPSGVILTLKKRPQNTLTSAPALLKNARWKPLALQPIPTSPCSESPTPPSTLGSLGLSPGLDTPGSHDVFILSPVSGVYGHREEEMERGGFGVFGSSESPGFFVDQEGGPYFPLLEEEGGRSTGLRRRDRTPTHGDHRPVSMANEWMSEPQEAGVYKRGSRDSDSSLLRFMSDDRIMVIQEEGEFARDFQRDTSRRSRRKSRNPSSPSYPISPSMLVPPVRLDAGPPEGLPFPVPDNNTVPHYHRAGDTLRADTDRYASSAIDRQAGTSMRKSVHYASLRTKTKKKSKGSLSNASRRRIACKDLGHGDCEGWLWKKKDDTGYFTQKWKKYWFVLKDSDLYWYTNQNDEKAEGFISLPEFRIDRAIECRRKHAFKACHPKIKSFFFATDHLEEMNRWMNRLGLAAIGYTPDDPVPRPDEDYWSESDQEEMEGSMTLKHDSYHRGHSANPTSPFPERHFSSGSTFSHSSAEESLSSGCRSTHRERRSWQDLIETPLTSAGLHYLQTGEGEGDWGGPAGPHGPLSSLSPEHHRHQATLPAQRRRGPLDRDGPFPLTDGEERGSRSGGGGGGGGSRAHNNSHRQQRSHSLPRNRDAQQAALQARHTHGTLRPRAHTHREEEEDADDNELDEGGSGGGGSRRRHNSRRRNGGGERSACEAAEREAEAAERDRDRDRDRERGSTGGEVPVDGLQELYRTLEQASLSAFGQQRPSTKQEFRRSFAKRCNDPATNDRLHRIRALRSTLKAKEGDLAVIGLILDDPCLTSRKFREWKQRNHELFVDICEFSAGPLELASDATAGDLSPLSPTLMMHTHSFIETHV; from the exons GGTTGGACGACTGTCTGCTCCAGTACATAAAGACGTTTGAGCGTGAGCGCATCAACGGAGAGCAGCTCCTGCACATCACCcaccaggagctggaggagctggGGGTGACACGCATCGGACACCAGGAGCTCATCCTGGAGGCTGTGGACCTGCTCTGTGCTctg AACTATGGGTTAGAGACTGAGAACCTGAGAACACTGTCACACAAGCTGAACGCTTCAGCCAAGAACCTCCAGAACTTTATCACCGGCCGTCGCCGCGGCGGCCACTATGATGGGCGGGCATCGCGTCGCCTGCCTAACGACTTCCTGACCTCGGTGGTTGACCTCATCGGGGCAGCCAAGAACCTCCTGGCCTGGCTGGACAG ATCACCCTTTGTGAGTGTGACTGAGTACTCCGTGTTGAAGAATAATATTGTTCAGCTCTGCCTGGAGTTAACTACTATTGTTCAACAG GACTGCACTGTGTATGAGACTGAGAACAAAATCCTACATGTG CTGTCTGTTGTCTGGCTGCAGTGTAAGACGCTGTCGGGGATCTGTGAGCACATCATCTCGCTGTCGTCTGACTCGCTGGTGTCCCAGTCGGCCCATCTGGAGGTGGTCCACCTGACCAACGTCATGCCCAGCGAAGGCCTGGTGCGTTTCAGAACACAAGATCAAAGTCAAGACAAACACAAGTCTGCCATGCTG GGCATGTACATCAAGTCTACTTATGACGGACTCCATGTCATCACTGGAACTACAGAAAAT TCTCCGGCTGATCAGTGCAAAAAGATCCATGCGGGAGATGAGGTGATACAGGTCAATCATCAGACAGTG GTGGGGTGGCAGCTGAAGAATCTGGTGAATTCTCTACGGGAGGACCCCAGTGGAGTCATCCTGACTCTGAAGAAGAGGCCGCAGAACACGCTGACCTCAGCCCCGGCCCTGCTCAAGAACGCCCGCTGGAAACCCCTGGCCCTTCAG CCCATTCCCACGAGTCCCTGCAGTGAGTCGCCCACTCCGCCCAGCACCCTGGGCTCACTCGGCCTGTCCCCTGGGCTGGACACGCCAGGCAGCCATGACGTCTTCATACTGTCCCCTGTCTCTGGAGTCTATGGACACAG ggaggaggagatggagaggggcgGATTTGGTGTGTTCGGAAGCTCCGAGTCTCCAGGCTTCTTTGTGGACCAGGAGGGGGGTCCGTACTTCCCCTtactggaggaggaggggggcagaTCCACAGGGCTACGCCGCAGAGACAGGACCCCCACACATg GTGACCACAGGCCTGTTTCTATGGCAAACGAGTGGATGTCAGAGCCTCAGGAGGCTGGAGTGTACAAGAGAGGAAGCCGAG actCAGACTCCTCTCTCTTGCGCTTCATGAGTGATGACAGGATCATGGTGATCCAGGAGGAGGGCGAGTTTGCTCGGGACTTCCAGCGTGACACAAGCCGGCGCTCCAGAAGGAAGAGCCGCAATCCCAGCAGCCCCAGCTATCCCATCAGCCCCTCCATGCTGGTTCCCCCAGTCAGGCTGGACGCAGGACCCCCTGAGGGGCTGCCCTTTCCAGTGCCCGACAACAACACTGTGCCACACTATCAT CGTGCTGGCGACACACTCCGCGCCGATACGGACAG GTATGCAAGTTCTGCCATTGACAGACAAGCAGGAACATCAATGAGGAAG TCAGTGCACTATGCTTCTTTAAGGACTAAGACCAAAAAGAAGAGTAAAG GGTCACTGAGCAATGCGAGCCGTAGGAGGATCGCTTGTAAGGACCTGGGCCACGGTGACTGTGAGGGCTGGCTGTGGAAGAAGAAGGATGACACGGGCTACTTCACCCAAAAATGGAAGAAGTACTGGTTTGTCCTGAAGGACTCCGACCTCTACTGGTACACCAATCAGAAT GATGAGAAGGCAGAGGGTTTCATCAGTTTGCCAGAGTTCAGGATAGACAGAGCAATCGAGTGCAGGAGGAAACA TGCTTTCAAGGCCTGCCATCCAAAAATCAAGAGTTTCTTCTTTGCCACGGACCATTTAGAGGAAATGAATAG ATGGATGAATCGTTTGGGACTGGCTGCCATTGGATACACCCCAGATGATCCTGTGCCCCGCCCAGATGAAG ACTACTGGAGTGAAAGTGACcaggaagagatggagggatccATGACGCTCAAACACGATAGCTACCACAGAGGACACAGT GCGAACCCCACCAGCCCGTTCCCTGAGCGCCACTTCTCCAGCGGCTCCACCTTCTCCCACTCCTCGGCCGAGGAGTCGCTCTCCTCCGGCTGCCGCTCCACGCACCGCGAGCGCCGCTCCTGGCAGGACCTGATCGAGACGCCGCTGACCAGCGCCGGCCTGCACTACCTGCAGACGGGTGAGGGCGAGGGCGACTGGGGCGGCCCGGCGGGACCCCACGGGCCTCTCTCGTCCCTCTCCCCCGAGCACCACCGCCACCAGGCCACGCTCCCTGCACAGCGCCGCCGCGGGCCCCTGGACCGAGACGGACCCTTCCCGCTGACGGACGGCGAGGAGCGGGGCTCACGCAGcggtggcggcggcggtggcggGGGCAGCCGAGCGCACAACAACAGCCACAGGCAGCAGCGCAGCCACAGCCTGCCGCGCAACCGCGACGCGCAACAGGCCGCCCTGCAGGCGCGCCACACCCACGGCACGCTCCGGCCCCGGGCCCACACGCAccgcgaggaagaggaggacgcCGACGACAACGAGCTGGACGAGGGCGGCAGCGGCGGCGGGGGCTCGAGGCGCAGGCACAACAGCCGGCGGCGGAACGGCGGAGGAGAGCGGTCAGCGTGCGAGGCGGCAGAGCGGGAGGCCGAGGCGGCAGAGCGAGACCGAGACCGAGACCGAGACCGAGAGCGCGGCTCGACGGGCGGAGAGGTGCCGGTGGACGGCCTCCAGGAGCTCTACCGCACGCTGGAGCAGGCCAGCCTGTCGGCCTTCGGCCAGCAGCGTCCCTCCACCAAGCAGGAGTTCCGCCGCTCCTTCGCCAAGCGCTGCAACGACCCGGCCACCAACGACCGGCTGCACCGCATCCGGGCCCTGCGCAGCACGCTGAAg GCCAAAGAGGGCGATCTGGCCGTCATCGGTCTGATTCTGGACGACCCCTGCCTGACTTcgcggaagttccgggagtggAAGCAGCGCAACCACGAGCTCTTCGTGGACATCTGCGAGTTCAGCGCGGGCCCACTGGAGCTCGCCTCAGACGCCACGGCCGGCGACCTTTCACCTCTGTCACCCACCCtgatgatgcacacacactccttcatcGAGACGCACGTCTGA